Below is a genomic region from Ketogulonicigenium vulgare WSH-001.
GGCTTTCCTGCGCACCGTCCCGCCTGTGCGCACCGAGGGGCAGGACGTGCCCAGCTTTGCCTTCCGCGACCCCGATACTTTGGCGCTGATGAACCCCGATGGCACGGTCGGCGCAGTGCCTGCGGTCACCCCGAACCCCGAGGGCGAGCAACTATTCCTGTCCAGCTGCGCCAATTGCCACGGTGCGGATGCGCGCGGCACGGATGATTTCTACTACCCCTCGCTGGTGAATAATGCGGCAACCAGCGGCACCTCGGCGGCGAATCTGGTGATGGTGATTTCCTCGGGCCTGCAACGCGAGACCGAGGAAGATTACTTCTTCATGCCGGCCTATGCTGGCCAGTGGACCAGCCAGCAAATCGCCGATGTGGCGAACTATGTGCTGCAATCCTATGGCAACCCCGAACTGGTGGTGGATGCCGCCTATGTCGAGCTGCTGCAAGCGGGCGGCGAGCCGCCTTTGCTGATGCGCGCCATGCCCTATCTGCTGGCCTTGGGCGGCATTGGTGCGGTCGCTGTGCTGCTGCTGATCATCTATCTGATCCGCAACCGCCGCCGCCGCGCGCGGTTCGGCTAACCGATCCTTTGCGGGCGCGGCATCGCAAAGGTGTCGCGCACCACCGCGTAATCGGCATAGCCAAGGCGGCTGGCCTGCCCGAACAGGCGCGGGTCAAAGGCACCGTTTGCATCAAGGCAGGTATCGGCAATATGCACGCCGGTGATGCGCCCGATCACCATGAAATTATGCGCGCCTTCCAGCGTGATGATCTGGCTGACCACGCATTCAAGGCTGGCGGGCGCGTCCGCCACGCGCGGGCAGTTGATGGTCTGGCAGTCGGCCTTGGCAAGGCCCGCTGCTTCGAATTCATCAATATCGCGCGGCCAATTCGCCGCAGACAGGTTCATTGCGCCCAGCAGCGCCTCGGATACGATATTGGCGCAAAAGACGCCGGTCTCGCGGATATTGCCGACGCTGTCCTTGGTATCGCCCCGATCCGCCTTTTGCGCGGTGGATG
It encodes:
- a CDS encoding flavin reductase family protein; its protein translation is MFYTPEAGHSLPHSPLTAIVAPRPIGWISSRGADGCDNLAPYSYFNLVASAPAQVMFSSTAQKADRGDTKDSVGNIRETGVFCANIVSEALLGAMNLSAANWPRDIDEFEAAGLAKADCQTINCPRVADAPASLECVVSQIITLEGAHNFMVIGRITGVHIADTCLDANGAFDPRLFGQASRLGYADYAVVRDTFAMPRPQRIG